A genomic window from Pirellulaceae bacterium includes:
- a CDS encoding PQQ-like beta-propeller repeat protein, translating into MGCNPVKAADWPQWMGPDRNNVWSEDGIIESFPEQGPAIVWRVPVAGGYSGASVADSRVFLTDYVTAENVKVANFERAEFTGVERVSCLNRDTGELIWRHEYPVKYTMSYPAGPRCTPVWDEDRVYTLGGEGDLVCFRAESGEVLWSRNLVGDYDTKTALWGYANHPLIDGDKLICIVGGEGSHAVAFDKRTGKEVWRALSALEQGYSPPTIIQAGGQRQLILLTPDAVASVDPDTGRKFWSVDYEATNGSIIMSPIVAGDHLYVGGYSNKNLLLKLDPQKAAAEVVWRDLHQQAISPVNVQPILAGRVLYGFDQDGTFVAVELPSGRRLWETAKPLGERPVRTGTAFIVRQADRYWLFTEQGDLIIANLTRDGFKEISRAHVIKPTNVAFGRDVVWSAPAFSNGCVFLRNDEECICVSVAKSDDAERAR; encoded by the coding sequence ATGGGTTGCAACCCGGTGAAGGCAGCAGATTGGCCTCAGTGGATGGGGCCCGATCGGAATAATGTCTGGTCGGAAGATGGAATCATCGAGTCTTTTCCTGAGCAAGGTCCTGCCATTGTTTGGCGTGTCCCGGTCGCGGGTGGCTATTCTGGAGCGAGTGTCGCAGACAGTCGCGTTTTTCTGACCGATTATGTAACGGCTGAAAACGTCAAGGTCGCAAATTTCGAACGAGCCGAATTCACGGGGGTCGAACGGGTATCGTGTCTCAACCGAGACACCGGGGAACTTATTTGGCGACACGAATATCCGGTGAAGTACACGATGTCCTATCCGGCCGGACCACGCTGCACGCCCGTCTGGGATGAAGATCGGGTTTACACACTCGGCGGCGAGGGGGATCTTGTCTGTTTCCGCGCTGAAAGTGGAGAGGTGCTCTGGTCGAGAAATCTTGTTGGCGACTACGATACAAAGACCGCTCTGTGGGGCTACGCCAATCATCCGCTGATTGACGGCGATAAATTGATTTGCATTGTCGGTGGTGAAGGAAGCCACGCAGTTGCTTTTGATAAACGCACCGGAAAAGAAGTGTGGCGTGCTTTGTCGGCATTGGAACAGGGATATTCACCACCAACAATAATTCAAGCAGGTGGACAACGGCAGTTGATTTTGTTGACACCTGATGCGGTGGCGTCCGTCGACCCCGATACGGGACGAAAATTCTGGTCGGTGGATTATGAAGCGACGAACGGATCTATCATCATGTCACCCATTGTGGCCGGTGATCACCTCTATGTCGGGGGTTATTCGAACAAAAATCTATTGCTTAAACTCGATCCACAAAAGGCGGCGGCCGAGGTCGTGTGGCGGGATCTTCATCAACAGGCGATTTCTCCCGTGAACGTTCAACCGATCTTAGCCGGCAGGGTGCTGTATGGGTTTGACCAGGATGGAACCTTCGTGGCCGTGGAATTGCCAAGTGGGAGGCGACTTTGGGAAACGGCAAAACCACTTGGTGAACGTCCGGTTCGTACGGGGACGGCCTTTATCGTGCGGCAGGCTGATCGGTATTGGCTCTTTACAGAGCAGGGAGATCTGATCATTGCCAATTTGACACGCGATGGATTTAAGGAAATCAGTCGAGCTCATGTGATAAAACCAACCAACGTCGCGTTCGGTCGTGATGTGGTCTGGAGCGCTCCCGCTTTTTCCAATGGATGTGTTTTTCTTCGCAATGACGAAGAATGCATCTGCGTGAGCGTGGCGAAGTCGGATGACGCGGAGCGTGCCCGCTGA